Genomic window (Raphanus sativus cultivar WK10039 unplaced genomic scaffold, ASM80110v3 Scaffold3472, whole genome shotgun sequence):
AGTTTATCCATTAACAAGCTCATGGACTGACATGAGGCACTCAAATCTTGTGTGAACATAACCATCACCGGGACTTCGGACTTGATCACAAGTGAATCCCATTCCGTTCCAGAAATCTTGTTTACTACGTACAACATCAGAGAAGGACTGAAAATCAATACAAGATATAACTAAATCAAAATAagaacaaatttttatttttttttgttgccaAGTTACCCTTAGGCTTGGAGGTATAGACCAAGGCATCGTATTGCTCCACTAGTCTTTCTAATTCATAAAGATGGATTTCATTTACTCTAGCCATCTCGTCTCCGCCTTTGAAGAAAATAGTAGTCGGGACATTAAATATGTCGTAGATTATTCCCTTTTTTGAATAGTTTCTTAATATGTTGTAGCGTCTTGCGATGCCTGTCTCTTCATGAACGTCGAGTGTGTAGAATTTGAACCGACCTGTGTATTTCGAGTAGAGTTTTTCCATTACATACCTCACGTATTGACATGGGGGGCAGTCATCTTTTATGAACATAACCATCACCGGGACTTCGGAGTTGATCACAAGTGAATCCCATTCCGATGTAGAGATCTTGTATATATCACAATCTTCACTTAGCTTGAAGATGCTGTCTATAAGAGAGAGTTCTGTTTCAGTTGTGTCTGAACCACATAAAGCAGTCCAATCATTGACAGCCATTCCCGCAGATATAACTTCACTACCACGGTTCACAGTTCCCGCAACGAGCGGGACTCGAAGTAGCGTCAAAAGCTTGTCCAAATCTTCCTCTGAGGTGTAAGCATGGACGATGCCACCTCTGTTGGACAAGGCACAGTAACGGCCTACAAGAAGGTTGCATGCAACTATCTGACGGTAAACTTCAACGCCAAGAACATCCGCTATTATTTCCTCAGTTTCCTCGTCGAGATCGGTGTGAGCAAGAGCAACACGGTCGTTGCATGCAATGCAATCTCCAAGAGGAGACAAACGCTGCTCGATTCTCTGGACCACGACTTGATCAGGTAGACTGTTCCTCAAGTGTTGAAGCTCTTCGTTAGTAGTTGTATGAGGCACAAGAAGCCCGTTCCTGTTTCCAGCGCATAGACGCCCGATGATCCGTGATCCTCCAATATAGGTCTTAACGATAGGGATAGCATCAGCTAACTGTGACTCAAAAGCACTGTAAAAGTCCTCAGAGCCTCCAATAGCAAGTAAGCAATAGGCATTAGTGAGTTTTGAAAAGAGGCCAACTTCACAGCTGTTCTCAAACTGAAGACGGGTGGCCATGGACTGGAGAAAGGTGGGAACTTTTCTGACCTAAACTTGGGAGAGGGATgtatcgagagagagagaaagagcggCCAAGAAGAGAAGGATTCTTATAGTATTGGGCCGAAGATGTGTAACTTATTACATATCCAAGTTATAAAGTCCGTGAAACCCTATAAATTTTAAAGTCCGTGAAACCCATCAAATCTCCGAAGCCGATATCATTATAGTATAtgtacattatttatatattttcatgtgTTATATTTGGATTAGGAAAGTTTACActatttgctcaaaaaaaaaaaaaaaagtttacactATATGATATTAACAATATGTTAATACTTTTTCTGAAAACTTTAAAGTGTTCtctttcttcaattttttttaaataaaatgttgcTAATTATTCTaaagatttttataaaaatgttgcTGGTGTAATCTTGTGTAATCTTATTCAAGTAAAATTCTATCTtccttatttattttctgttttatcaCAGGAAAACTTAATTATCGATATTGTTGGTGTAATCTTGTGTAATCTTATTCAAGATTATCTTATCTTCCCGTCGATTTGCGAGGATTGGTATgtgaattttaaaactaaaaaagatATGATAAATCCGTAAGTTCTCAGCCGTTAGTTTAAATCAGCTCATatctaaga
Coding sequences:
- the LOC108830978 gene encoding eukaryotic translation initiation factor 6-2-like, with translation MATRLQFENSCEVGLFSKLTNAYCLLAIGGSEDFYSAFESQLADAIPIVKTYIGGSRIIGRLCAGNRNGLLVPHTTTNEELQHLRNSLPDQVVVQRIEQRLSPLGDCIACNDRVALAHTDLDEETEEIIADVLGVEVYRQIVACNLLVGRYCALSNRGGIVHAYTSEEDLDKLLTLLRVPLVAGTVNRGSEVISAGMAVNDWTALCGSDTTETELSLIDSIFKLSEDCDIYKISTSEWDSLVINSEVPVMVMFIKDDCPPCQYVRYVMEKLYSKYTGRFKFYTLDVHEETGIARRYNILRNYSKKGIIYDIFNVPTTIFFKGGDEMARVNEIHLYELERLVEQYDALVYTSKPKVNKISGTEWDSLVIKSEVPVMVMFTQDLSASCQSMSLLMDKLGSKYTGRFKFYVLNVDEETGIAKRYDILFVPTTIVIKGGGEMARIFGLHL